From Piscinibacter gummiphilus:
GCCGGCACCGTGGCCAGCGAGCGAAGCTGCTGTGGGTTGGCCATGTCGACCCAGTCGTCAGGCCACGCACCGGCGTAGTCGGCCGCGCCCGGTTGGCGCAGGCCTGTGACCTTGCCGCGGATCACGTCGATGTGGTCGAGCACCGGCTCGTCGATCAGCTGGGTGATGCCGACCTGCTGCAGCGACGGGTTCGGGAAGCTGTAGGGCGAGTAGTTCTTGCCCTTCGGGTCGCGCACGGCGATGGCGACCACGACGTCGGAGCCCGGCTTCACGACGAGCTTCTCGCCCATCGTCGCGCAGTTCGGCAGGCCCTTGTCGTCGGTGTTGTGGGCGGCAGCCTTGAGCGCCATCGCCTCGACGGCGGCCTCGCCCAGCGCTTCGAGCGCGCGGCCACTGGCGTGCGCCACGCGCGGCGGCACGGCACAGGCCACGAAGGCCAGGCGGTCGATCAGCTGCCCCGAAGAAGCCCAGTTGTTGCCCGTGCGAAGGCCGTCTACCACCATCTGCGGGCTCACCTGGCGCACGTCGGTCTTGCCGTGCTTCACGAACGTGTAGTTGCGCTGGTATTCGCCGGGCCAGAAGTCGTTGTCGCTGCGGCGGTCGTCGACGCTGAAGGCGCCGCGGGAATGCCAGTCGGAACTGGCGAAGAACCACCAGTTGCGACCTTCGCCGAGCAATGCATCCCACACACCGCCGACCTGCGCGGCATAGACGCCGGTGCCGCCGAACGTGGTGCCGCCGACGGAGTCGAAGCGCACGCCGCCGATGTTGTTGCGGCGTGGCGAGTATTCGCCGCGGCGGTCCGAGGCGCCGTGGCCGGGCTGGCTCTCGAAGCCGAAGGCCACGCGCGGGCCGGCGTTGTTGAAGTTGCGAAGGTGCTCGACGTTGAAGCCGTTGTTGCCCGTCGGGTTGAACGGGCCGGCGCGCTCGAGGTGGGCCGGCACGTAGTAGCTGCCGTCCGGGTGCTTGGCCGCCATCCACTTGATGGACTCGACCGTCTTCGCATGGCCGAGTTCACCGGAAGCACCATTGAGCTTGGCGGCGGCGATGTTCCAGTCGGGGCTGCCGCTGTTCGGGCTGCCCGGCACCGAGCAGTCCCAGTTGTTGCCGACGCCGGTGTTCACGTTGCCCGGCTGGGTGGTGGTGTTGCCACGGCTCGTGTCGCTGTTGCCGCGGTCGAAGCAGTACAGCCATTGGGCCAGCCCATTGGCATTGCCGAGCGGGCTGTAGCCCGCGGTCTGGGGCAGCTTCTGCTTGTAGATGGCCGCAGGCATCTGCCCGGTGACGACCGCCATCGAGGTGTGCTCGTGCCCGGCAACGACCGACTCCACGCCCATGAAGAGCGGCTCGTTGCGGTAGGCGGCCAGGTACTCGAGCAGCGGGTACTGGTAGGTCTGGATGGCGTTCCAGCGCCACATGTTCTGGTTGGCACCCGAGCCCGACTGGTCGCCCTTCGGCACGACGCTGGGGTTGGTGTTGCGCCAGGTGGTGGTCGGGCCCTGCAGCGTGGTGCCGTCGGCCGCGTAGACGAGCGGGTAGGCGGGCGTGGCGAGGCTCGCGTCTTCGGCGAGCGTGCAGTTGCGGTTGCCCGTGCCGCCGTGGCCGGCCTGCACGAACCAGTCGAGGCCCCAGGGCGTGGCCTCGGTGCGGTCCATCGACTTCTTCACCTTCTTCTGCAGCGACACGGCGCCGTCGGAGCAGGTGCTGTGGTTGTGGAAGTCGCCCGCGAGGTAGGTGCCGGACTTGCGGTCGGCCTTGTGGTCGTGCGGTCGGTCGTGGTCGGGGCCGTTGGCGCCTGCGGCGGTGGGCGCGCTCATCAGGGTGGCGGCGCCGAGTGCGGCCACGGCGAGTGCGATGTGGCGTTTCTTGAATTCGAGGCTCATGGAGTCTCCAGGAAGGTTGTGACGTCTGAGGAATCTGTCTTGTGCTACGACGCCTGCCGGACCGCACAGTCGATCGTCGGCCGCGATGCTAGGAAGCCCCTGTGTCGACGTCGTGACAAACGCACGGCGCTGCGCGCGGGCGCGCATGACAGGTTTGCGTGAAGCGCTCGTGACGGCCCCTGCCCCTCGGTCGGGTTTGGCCATCGGCACGCATCGGGCCGGAACAATCCACCGATGCACGATGAAGTCTTCGGCCTCTTTCCCATTCCCGTGTTGCGTGCGCCGGGTGTGCTGCCCCACGATCTGGTGCGCAGCCTGGTGACGCATTTCTCGTCGCGCACAGACCTCGCCAACAGCTCCTCGCCCAACCTCAGCCACACCGCATTGCTGAGCCCGGCCGACAGCCCGCTGCTCGTCACCGTGGCCGAGTTGCTCACGCCCAAGCTCGCCGAGTTCGGCGCCCTGCTCTTCGGCGAGGCGCTCGGGTGGTCGATCAAGGAGATGTGGGTCAACCTGCTCGAAGCCGGTGGCCGGCAGGCGATGCACAACCACGCCAACAGCTTCATCTCGGGCGTGCTCTACCTGACGCCCACGCATCCCGACTCGCGCACCGTCTTCATGAAGTCACCCGGTGGCAGCGAGTTCTCGTTCAAGAACGATCACGCGGGCGTCGCGACCAACCCCTACAACGCCGAGAAGTGGATCAGCCCGCAGCCCGAGCCGGGCGACCTGGTGCTCTTCCCGAGCTACCTCCTGCACGCCGTGCCGCCCAACGCAGGCGAGCGGCGCATCACGCTGGCGCTCAATGCCATTCCCACGCAGCTCGACTCCTGGGGCTACCGCATCCGCTTCGGTGGCTGACGACGCCTGCGCGCCGATCACCGCCGAGATGCAGGAGGCGGCGCAGGCCGACGCAGACCGCTTCTATGGCGACACGCCGGTGCCGCCCTGGCCCTCCGGCCATGACGACAACGCCCCATCACCGTGGCCCTGGGGGCTGGCGGGCGCCGTGCTGCTCCTCGGTGCGGCCGCGGCCTTCGTCGCCACGCGCTACGTGGACGATCTGACGACACCACGCTCCGCGCACATCACACCGACACGCGAAGCGACCTCGCCCACCGGCGACCCAGACGAAGACCTGATCGACGAACCGGTGCCTGCGTCGAGGCCTGCCGGGCAGGCGCCGATGCAGCCGGGCAGCAGGCAGTTCACGGTATCGCACCAGCGCCGCGAGTGGCGCATCGAAGCCCACGGCGCCTCGCGCCTGCTGGTGGCACAGCGCCTCGCCGAGGCCACCGGCTCTTCGTTGCGCGGAGACCTCTCGCTGCTCGACGCCACCCGGCCGCTCGATCTGCAGTGGCAGGGCCGCCGCGCGGCGCAGGCGTGGCAGGCCGTGCTGGGGCAGGAGCTCAGCTTCCTCACGCAATGCAGCGGCTCGCGCTGCCGCGTGTGGCTGCTGCAGGCGGGCAACCCCGACGACATCGTCTTTCGGCTGCCACCCCAGCGGCCGGTCATTCCGCTGCCGTCGGCCGATGCGTCCGGCGCTGCGGCAGCCATCACGACACGCCAGAGCGACAGCGCCGACCCGCGCGTCGCAGCTCACCATGACTGACCTCGCCATGCCCCGGCCCGCCCTGCTCCTCCCGTTGCGCTGGCTCGGCCTGCTGATCGTGATGGCCAGTTCCCCATCGCACGCGCAGCCCGCCATCGCGTGCCACACCGAGCAGGCCCGGCACGACCGCCTGGACGTCCGCTGCCCCTGGCCCGCCGACGCACCCCGCCTGCGCTTCGAAGCCCACTTCGCCGGCAGCCACGACGACACCACCGCCACGCTCGTCGCCACGGTCAACGGCACACCGCTCACCTGCGCGGCCGGCAGCAAGACCAGCATCGACGGCCAGGACGAAGGCGACGTGACGCTCACCTGCACGCTCACGGCCCCACCCTTGGCCCGCGGTGCGACGCACGTGCGCTTCGAGCTCCGATGGCATCACGCGCGCTACGGCGGGTTCGCCGTGCGGGTCGAGCCCGGCGGCTGAGTGCACTCGGGGCCATGCCTCGCCCCGATGCTTCCTCCCATCAGAACAACACTCCTGGCGACACGATGCTTTAAGTGCTAAAACCGGCTCCCCTCAAGGAAAGCACCCAGGCATGTTGATCGGGTACTACGAAACACCGCTGGTCCTGCTCTCGGTTCTCGTGGCCATCCTTGCCTCCTACACCGCGCTGAGCCTCGCGGAGCGGGTCTCGCGCACGCAGGGCCGGGTGGCCCGCTGGTGGATCGCAGGGGGTGCGTTCGCGATGGGCACCGGCATCTGGGCGATGCACTTCGTGGGCATGCTGGCGTTTCGCCTGCCCATCGCGCTGGGCTTCGACCTCGGCATCACGCTGTTGTCGTGGCTCCTGCCGATTGCCGTCTCGGCCGTGGCGCTGTGGCAGCTCGGTGGGCCGTCGCTCTCATGGCCGGCGCTCGCGCGCTCCGCGGGGCTGCTGGGCATCGGCATCACGGCGATGCACTACGTGGGCATGGCGGCGATGCGCATGCAGCCGGCCATCGTGTACGACCTCGCGCTCGTCGCCGCGTCGGCCGGCATCGCCATCGCGGCGGCAGCGGCGGCGTTGTGGATCGGCTTTCGGCTGCGGGCTAGCGCGTCGCCGCAGGTGTGGATGTATCG
This genomic window contains:
- a CDS encoding putative 2OG-Fe(II) oxygenase, whose product is MHDEVFGLFPIPVLRAPGVLPHDLVRSLVTHFSSRTDLANSSSPNLSHTALLSPADSPLLVTVAELLTPKLAEFGALLFGEALGWSIKEMWVNLLEAGGRQAMHNHANSFISGVLYLTPTHPDSRTVFMKSPGGSEFSFKNDHAGVATNPYNAEKWISPQPEPGDLVLFPSYLLHAVPPNAGERRITLALNAIPTQLDSWGYRIRFGG